A genome region from Mastacembelus armatus chromosome 8, fMasArm1.2, whole genome shotgun sequence includes the following:
- the traf7 gene encoding LOW QUALITY PROTEIN: E3 ubiquitin-protein ligase TRAF7 (The sequence of the model RefSeq protein was modified relative to this genomic sequence to represent the inferred CDS: inserted 1 base in 1 codon), translating to MSSGKTSHYNRFSRGAAAGXSSPSTPPADSSSGSRMEPSFGPTFSAVAAGAKAEGSSTYKQHRRTPSSSSTLTYSPRDDDDGMPPIGTPRRSDSAISVRSLHSESNMSLRSTFSLHEEEEDTEPQVFAEQPSVKLCCQLCCNVFKDPVITTCGHTFCRRCALTSDKCPVDAAKLTVVVNNIAVAEQIGELFIHCKYGCRATANSAGGAAASNATVAGKPGAYEVDPLGCPFTIKLSTRKEHEASCDYRPVRCPNNPSCPPLLTMNLEAHLKECEHIKCPHSKYGCTFIGNQDTYETHLEVCKFEGLKEFLQQTDDRFHEMQLTLAQKDQDIAFLRSMLGKLSEKLDQLEKNLELKFDVLDENQSKLSEDLMEFRRDASMLNDELSHINARLNMGILGSYDPQQIFKCKGTFVGHQGPVWCLCVYSTGDLLFSGSSDKTIKVWDTCTTYKCQKTLEGHDGIVLALCIQGNRLYSGSADCTIIVWDIQTLQKVNTIRAHDNPVCTLVSSHNMLFSGSLKAIKVWDIVGTELKLKKELTGLNHWVRALVASQNHLYSGSYQTIKIWDIRSLECVHVLQTSGGSVYSIAVTNHHIVCGTYENLIHVWDIESKEQVRTLTGHVGTVYALAVISTPDQTKVFSASYDRSLRVWSMDNMICTQTLLRHQGSVTALAVSRGRLFSGAVDSTVKVWTC from the exons ATGAGCAGTGGTAAGACATCTCATTACAACCGATTCTCCAGAGGAGCAGCAGCCG ACAGCAGCCCCTCCACCCCCCCAGCTGACTCCAGCAGTGGG AGCAGGATGGAGCCCTCCTTTGGTCCTACCTTTTCTGCCGTGGCTGCTGGAGCTAAAG CAGAAGGGTCCAGCACCTACAAGCAGCACAGAAGAactccttcctcctccagtACTCTAACATACTCTCCTcgcgatgatgatgatggaatG CCTCCCATTGGTACCCCTCGGAGGTCAGATTCGGCCATCTCAGTCCGATCCCTCCACTCTGAGTCCAATATGTCTCTGCGCTCCACCTTCTCTCTAcacgaagaggaggaggacacg GAACCCCAGGTGTTTGCTGAACAACCTTCAGTTAAATTGTGCTGCCAGCTTTGCTGTAATGTCTTCAAGGACCCTGTCATCACCACATGTGGG CACACCTTCTGCAGACGATGTGCCTTGACTTCAG ACAAGTGCCCAGTGGATGCAGCTAAGCTTACAGTTGTGGTGAACAACATTGCGGTGGCTGAGCAGATCGGAGAGCTGTTCATCCACTGTAAATACGGCTGCAGGGCCACAGCCAATAGTGCAGGTGGGGCTGCAGCCTCCAATGCCACAGTGGCTGGGAAACCTGGAGCATATGAGGTGGACCCACTGGGTTGCCCATTCACTATCAAACTGTCCACACGCAA AGAACATGAGGCCAGTTGTGACTACAGACCAGTCCGATGCCCCAACAACCCCTCTTGTCCTCCGTTGCTCACCATGAACCTTGAGGCTCACCTCAAAGAATgtgaacacatcaaatgtccACACTCCAAATATGG CTGTACGTTCATTGGTAACCAGGACACGTATGAAACACACTTGGAGGTTTGTAAGTTTGAGGGACTAAAGGAGTTTTTGCAGCAGACTGACGATAG GTTTCATGAGATGCAGCTGACTCTGGCCCAGAAAGACCAAGATATTGCTTTCCTGCGCTCCATGTTGGGAAAACTATCAGAGAAATTAGATCAGTTAGAGAAGAACCTGGAGCTCAAGTTTG ATGTGTTGGATGAGAATCAGAGTAAGCTGAGTGAGGACCTGATGGAATTCCGTAGAGACGCCTCAATGCTTAAT GATGAGTTGTCCCATATCAATGCCAGGCTCAACATGGGAATCCTGGGCT CGTACGACCCCCAGCAAATTTTCAAGTGTAAGGGGACATTTGTTGGCCACCAAGGTCCCGTCTGGTGTCTATGTGTCTACTCCACTGGAGACCTGCTCTTTTCTGGATCCTCAGATAAGACCATTAAG GTATGGGACACCTGCACCACCTACAAGTGTCAGAAAACCCTCGAGGGTCATGATGGCATCGTACTGGCTCTGTGTATTCAGGG AAATAGGCTATACAGTGGCTCTGCAGATTGCACCATCATT GTTTGGGACATCCAGACCCTGCAAAAAGTCAATACGATCCGTGCCCATGACAACCCTGTGTGTACATTGGTCTCCTCCCATAACATGTTGTTCAGCGGCTCCCTCAAGGCCATTAAG gtgtgGGACATCGTGGGCACAGAACTGAAGCTGAAGAAAGAGTTGACTGGTCTGAATCATTGGGTGAGAGCTCTGGTGGCCTCCCAGAACCACCTGTACAGTGGCTCATATCAGACCATTAAG ATTTGGGACATCCGCTCTCTGGAGTGTGTTCATGTGCTGCAGACCAGCGGGGGCAGTGTATACTCCATCGCCGTCACAAACCACCACATTGTCTGTGGCACTTATGAGAATCTCATCCAT GTGTGGGACATTGAGTCTAAGGAGCAGGTGCGGACCCTGACAGGTCATGTGGGAACAGTTTATGCTCTTGCTGTCATCTCCACCCCTGACCAGACCAAAGTGTTCAGCGCCTCCTACGACCGTTCCCTCAGG gtgtggaGCATGGACAACATGATCTGCACCCAGACCCTGCTGAGACACCAGGGCAGTGTAACAGCTCTAGCTGTTTCCAGAGGCCGTCTCTTCTCTGGAGCTGTTGACAGTACCGTCAAG GTGTGGACCTGCTAA